In Patulibacter sp. SYSU D01012, a single window of DNA contains:
- a CDS encoding penicillin-binding transpeptidase domain-containing protein, which yields MPAPGRRRPPQRRTGALRPAAPGRGGGRGRRRGPLGRGPLVPAALVLALVLGIGGYLVLDARASRRAESDLVDRYVRAWEQRDFAGMYAAIDAAARSRTDAARFAAINRQTLDTATVIAVDAGRPRRTDDGFSVPVVARTRLFGRLRGTVDVPLDGDGGDARVRWSRRMALPGLREGETVTRTTEMPARADILARDGTPLAEGADRTSSVPNLASQVVGSLGTATEEDRAALRRLGVPADAKVGVSGLERILNPQLVGRPGGTLRAGDRVLARVRPRKAPAVRSSIDLAVVKAAVEAQSDAPDATGTLVVNARTGEVLGFQGSAWSALQPPGSTMKIVTAAAALQDGVAKTTTQYPRETEAKGFGIENSNGEVCGGSLVESFAHSCNSVFVPLGAKLGAKRLVEMAEAFGFNRRPDGVPGAQISTIPEAAEMNGIGEAAASAIGQGRVQATALQVALMTATVANGGRQPALSFVRTNARAKSRKVLDRSVASDMRQLMTAVVRDGTGEDARVPLSGVTTAGKTGTAELASTQGDACDAQEEQQAEAQQPDAVTEAPEPPSACGNADGKSTTAWMAAYAVKGGGDPIAVGVLRARNFQGGATAAPVARKVLTAALDD from the coding sequence ATGCCGGCCCCGGGACGTCGACGCCCTCCGCAGCGCCGGACGGGCGCGCTCCGTCCGGCCGCGCCGGGCCGCGGCGGCGGCCGCGGTCGTCGCCGGGGGCCGCTGGGCCGCGGCCCGCTCGTGCCCGCCGCGCTCGTGCTGGCGCTCGTCCTCGGGATCGGCGGCTACCTCGTGCTCGACGCGCGGGCCAGCCGCCGCGCGGAGAGCGACCTCGTCGACCGCTACGTCCGGGCCTGGGAGCAGCGGGACTTCGCCGGGATGTACGCCGCGATCGACGCCGCCGCCCGGTCCCGCACCGACGCCGCGCGCTTCGCGGCGATCAACCGGCAGACGCTCGACACGGCGACGGTCATCGCGGTCGACGCCGGCCGGCCCCGCCGCACCGACGACGGCTTCAGCGTGCCCGTGGTGGCGCGCACGCGCCTGTTCGGCCGCCTGCGCGGCACCGTCGACGTGCCGCTCGACGGCGACGGCGGCGACGCCCGGGTGCGCTGGTCGCGACGGATGGCGCTGCCCGGCCTGCGCGAGGGCGAGACGGTCACCCGCACGACCGAGATGCCCGCCCGCGCCGACATCCTGGCCCGCGACGGCACGCCGCTGGCGGAGGGGGCCGACCGCACGTCGAGCGTCCCCAACCTCGCGAGCCAGGTCGTCGGGTCCCTCGGCACCGCCACCGAGGAGGACCGCGCCGCCCTGCGCCGCCTGGGCGTGCCCGCGGACGCCAAGGTGGGCGTCTCGGGCCTGGAGCGCATCCTCAACCCGCAGCTGGTCGGGCGGCCCGGCGGGACGCTGCGCGCCGGGGACCGCGTCCTCGCGCGCGTGCGGCCGCGGAAGGCGCCAGCCGTGCGCAGCTCGATCGACCTGGCTGTCGTGAAGGCGGCCGTCGAGGCGCAGAGCGACGCCCCGGACGCCACCGGCACGCTCGTCGTCAACGCCCGCACCGGCGAGGTCCTCGGCTTCCAGGGCAGCGCGTGGAGCGCGCTCCAGCCGCCCGGCTCGACGATGAAGATCGTGACGGCGGCCGCGGCGCTGCAGGACGGGGTGGCGAAGACCACCACGCAGTACCCGCGCGAGACGGAGGCCAAGGGCTTCGGCATCGAGAACTCCAACGGCGAGGTCTGCGGAGGCTCGCTCGTCGAGTCCTTCGCCCACTCCTGCAACTCGGTCTTCGTCCCCCTGGGCGCGAAGCTCGGCGCGAAGCGGCTCGTCGAGATGGCCGAGGCGTTCGGCTTCAACCGCCGGCCCGACGGGGTGCCCGGCGCCCAGATCAGCACGATCCCCGAGGCGGCCGAGATGAACGGCATCGGCGAGGCCGCCGCGTCCGCGATCGGGCAGGGCCGGGTCCAGGCGACGGCCCTCCAGGTGGCGCTCATGACCGCGACGGTCGCCAACGGCGGCCGCCAGCCCGCGCTCTCCTTCGTCCGCACGAACGCGCGCGCGAAGAGCCGGAAGGTCCTCGACCGGTCCGTCGCGAGCGACATGCGCCAGCTCATGACGGCGGTCGTGCGCGACGGCACGGGCGAGGACGCGCGCGTGCCGCTCTCCGGCGTGACGACCGCGGGCAAGACCGGGACCGCGGAGCTCGCCAGCACCCAGGGCGACGCCTGCGACGCCCAGGAGGAGCAGCAGGCCGAGGCGCAGCAGCCCGACGCCGTGACGGAGGCGCCCGAGCCGCCGTCGGCCTGCGGCAACGCCGACGGCAAGTCGACGACGGCCTGGATGGCCGCCTACGCCGTCAAGGGCGGCGGCGATCCGATCGCGGTCGGCGTGCTCCGTGCGCGGAACTTCCAGGGCGGCGCGACGGCCGCCCCCGTGGCCCGCAAGGTCCTGACCGCCGCGCTCGACGACTGA